In a genomic window of Methanomassiliicoccus sp.:
- a CDS encoding DUF6114 domain-containing protein: MTETGKLTDLNKEMLARKNYPRNAFLLSVIGGTLILIQGFMVIFFRSVIYALIDSLDIGLETVLIGIMLFLAGLIIDSSAASLVYRPDRRRSAGGMIILFSLISLFFGGGYIIGSILGMVGGILAITWRGSNG, from the coding sequence ATGACGGAAACGGGAAAATTGACCGATCTGAACAAGGAGATGCTGGCCAGGAAAAACTACCCCCGCAACGCGTTCCTGTTGTCGGTCATCGGGGGCACGCTGATCCTCATCCAGGGCTTTATGGTCATTTTCTTCCGATCGGTGATCTATGCTCTGATCGACAGCTTGGATATCGGACTGGAGACGGTGCTGATCGGCATAATGCTGTTCCTGGCAGGCCTAATCATCGATTCATCGGCTGCCAGCTTGGTCTATCGGCCGGACCGCCGTCGGAGCGCAGGGGGCATGATCATCCTTTTCTCGCTCATCTCCCTGTTCTTCGGCGGAGGATACATCATCGGCTCCATCCTGGGCATGGTGGGCGGCATCTTGGCCATCACATGGCGCGGCAGCAACGGCTAG
- a CDS encoding DUF6325 family protein, translating into MLGSLGPIDYIVVLFPSATHTGSIAKELSDLEGSEVIKVIDLVFVTKDREGMLTTKSSEDLADDEGKGFERFSHGLQGWLSLDEVAAIGEMLPVDSSAAVMLVENTWIDRLRKAAADDRARVITEGRMPHRSVL; encoded by the coding sequence ATGCTAGGATCGCTCGGGCCGATCGACTATATCGTCGTCCTCTTCCCGAGCGCCACCCATACGGGTAGCATCGCGAAGGAGCTATCCGACCTCGAGGGGTCGGAGGTCATCAAGGTCATCGACCTCGTTTTCGTGACCAAGGACCGCGAGGGCATGCTGACGACCAAGAGCTCCGAGGACCTGGCAGACGACGAAGGAAAGGGTTTCGAGCGTTTCTCCCACGGCCTCCAGGGATGGCTTTCGCTGGACGAGGTGGCCGCCATCGGCGAGATGCTCCCGGTGGACAGCTCGGCGGCGGTCATGCTGGTGGAGAACACCTGGATCGACAGGCTGCGGAAGGCCGCTGCCGACGACCGGGCCAGGGTGATCACCGAGGGGCGCATGCCCCACCGGTCGGTGCTGTGA
- the wecB gene encoding UDP-N-acetylglucosamine 2-epimerase (non-hydrolyzing) has protein sequence MKVAIVLGTRPEIIKMSPLVRECVRRGTPYYILHTGQHYSHEMDKVFFEDLSLPEAHHHLDVGSGTHGAQTAKILAGTEGVLMKDRPDIVMVQGDTNTVMAAALAASKLGVRIGHVEAGLRSHDHSMPEETNRIVADHISDQLYAPTEEAKRNLAKEGIDRGVYVTGNTVVDAVLENRKIAEERSQALENLGLKPRDYVLATAHRQENVDSKERLASILRALDSVGQETGLPVIFPAHPRTQARLKEFGLRPTNASIVQPFGFMDFLRMEAGAKLILTDSGGVQEEACVLGVPCVTMRENTERPETVSVGANMLAGTDPERVLVASWSMLNRRGGWKNPFGDGKAAAHILDHAEAGEDRFSK, from the coding sequence ATGAAGGTGGCCATTGTCCTCGGTACCCGGCCGGAGATCATCAAGATGTCCCCGCTGGTCCGGGAGTGCGTGAGAAGGGGAACGCCGTACTACATCCTGCACACTGGACAGCATTATTCCCACGAGATGGACAAGGTATTCTTCGAGGACCTGTCGCTGCCCGAAGCCCACCATCACCTGGATGTCGGCTCCGGTACGCACGGGGCCCAGACGGCAAAGATCCTTGCCGGGACCGAGGGCGTGCTGATGAAGGACCGTCCGGACATCGTGATGGTCCAGGGCGACACCAACACGGTCATGGCCGCCGCGCTGGCGGCCTCGAAGCTGGGCGTGCGGATCGGCCACGTGGAGGCCGGGTTGCGCTCTCATGACCACTCCATGCCCGAGGAGACCAACCGCATCGTGGCCGACCACATCTCCGATCAGCTGTACGCGCCCACCGAAGAGGCCAAGAGGAACTTGGCAAAGGAAGGCATTGACCGCGGGGTGTACGTGACCGGCAACACCGTGGTCGACGCGGTGTTGGAGAACCGCAAGATCGCCGAGGAGCGCTCCCAGGCGCTGGAAAACCTCGGCCTGAAGCCGCGCGACTACGTTCTGGCGACCGCCCACCGTCAGGAGAACGTCGACTCCAAGGAGCGGCTGGCGAGCATCCTCCGAGCGCTGGACTCGGTCGGCCAGGAGACCGGCCTGCCGGTTATCTTTCCAGCTCATCCAAGGACGCAGGCCAGGCTCAAGGAGTTCGGGCTGCGGCCGACCAACGCCTCGATCGTGCAGCCGTTCGGCTTCATGGACTTCCTGAGGATGGAGGCCGGGGCCAAGCTCATACTGACCGATTCGGGTGGCGTCCAGGAGGAGGCGTGTGTTCTGGGCGTGCCCTGCGTCACCATGCGGGAGAACACCGAACGGCCGGAGACGGTGTCGGTGGGCGCCAACATGCTCGCCGGCACCGACCCGGAGCGGGTGCTCGTGGCATCCTGGTCCATGCTCAACCGCCGGGGCGGGTGGAAGAATCCCTTCGGGGACGGGAAGGCCGCGGCGCACATCCTCGATCACGCCGAGGCGGGAGAGGATCGCTTCAGCAAGTAA
- a CDS encoding glycosyltransferase family 2 protein: MAVVPAFNEEIAIGSVVLGALTFVDEVIVVDDCSRDRTAELAEKAGAVVIKMPQNGGKAKALLTGLKAAERRGCYAAVMLDGDGQHRCEDIANVVQPVLNGEADMVIGSRFLGEQKGIPRYRVFGQKVINSLSNFSSKVDISDSQSGMRALNRKALMNLSFSSDGYNVESDMITHFTDVGLKIAEVPISVRYDVPNGHKEGATSMGMKLLGNVVSMIGYKRPLLLFGLPGVIAGLAGIVIALMTFFNIYMFGSFLAQALVGVALILIGSFFVISGLTLNSLTLMMKATVRK, from the coding sequence GTGGCCGTAGTCCCTGCGTTCAATGAGGAGATAGCGATCGGGAGTGTCGTCCTGGGTGCGCTCACCTTCGTGGATGAGGTCATCGTGGTCGACGATTGCTCCCGTGATCGAACCGCCGAGCTGGCGGAGAAGGCCGGAGCGGTAGTCATCAAGATGCCTCAGAACGGTGGCAAGGCGAAGGCGCTGCTTACCGGGCTGAAGGCCGCGGAGCGCCGAGGCTGCTACGCCGCGGTCATGCTGGATGGGGACGGCCAGCACCGCTGCGAGGACATCGCCAACGTGGTCCAGCCGGTCCTCAACGGTGAGGCGGACATGGTTATCGGCTCGCGGTTCCTAGGCGAGCAGAAAGGCATCCCCCGCTACCGGGTGTTCGGCCAGAAGGTCATTAATTCGCTGTCGAACTTCAGCTCCAAGGTCGACATCTCCGACTCCCAGTCGGGGATGCGGGCCCTGAATCGCAAGGCGCTGATGAACCTCTCCTTCTCGTCCGATGGCTATAATGTGGAGTCGGACATGATCACCCACTTCACCGACGTGGGCCTGAAGATCGCCGAGGTGCCGATCTCCGTGCGGTATGACGTGCCCAACGGCCACAAGGAGGGCGCGACGTCCATGGGCATGAAGCTGCTCGGCAACGTCGTTTCCATGATCGGCTACAAGAGGCCGCTGCTGCTGTTCGGCCTGCCAGGGGTCATTGCCGGTTTGGCGGGCATAGTCATCGCCCTGATGACCTTCTTCAACATCTACATGTTCGGATCGTTCCTGGCCCAGGCACTGGTGGGCGTGGCGCTCATCCTCATCGGCTCGTTCTTCGTCATCTCCGGACTAACATTGAACTCGCTGACCCTGATGATGAAGGCTACCGTCCGCAAGTGA
- a CDS encoding PAS domain S-box protein, which yields MEARRKISTDRLEQIIELANEGIWVLDSTILTSYINGRGAAILGYAPEEMLGHPPTDFASPDRDEEAERKLSEVWRGRPQSCEYPLRHRDGSTIWTLCSARPIMDEDENFKGALAVFMDITEKRKASESLRRSEERFRAMVTASSDYIYRLSPDLSEIYQLHYRDLQPGTDRRFSTWIEEHIPSEDHQRFLEEMEKAVRTRSVLVIDLRFISASRRYRWFLARAVPIFDADGNVTEWFGTAKDITESKEAEEALKRSNKRFELLSETNAILLSSRDPMAVIQSIAGRVIRHLDCDVFFNYFFDEFGSKLHLNAYYGISRHAAREVEWLEPGTSISGRVALEGTAIVSEDMQNSDATPASMLRSLGIQAFACHPIRVGGCTMGTLAFGTRDRPRFEEDEVTLMRMVTEQVSVSIKRRRAELAVKDREEHLARAQRIAHMGSWEWEVDNDRLYLSDEAYRIIGQHPTRSPVPSDFALSFIHSEDRGRVASRLKMAVTEGSYNIEYRVIRKDGEVRHVREQGEISLGGQEAPLRLAGTVHDITDQRRVEKELEESRKRFQALIEMSADFMWETDAEGRYTYCSPQVERFWGIKPEVMLGRTPFDGMPPKMGVEMLEQFLRPTADSTEARNLRASTINAVGEPMCVEINGAPFFDEEGRLLGFRGTTRNVTEARLKSGADR from the coding sequence ATGGAGGCCAGAAGGAAGATCAGCACGGATCGGCTCGAACAAATCATAGAACTGGCCAATGAGGGAATATGGGTCCTTGACTCTACCATCCTGACGAGCTACATCAATGGGCGGGGAGCAGCCATCCTCGGTTACGCTCCGGAGGAGATGCTCGGCCACCCGCCCACTGACTTCGCCTCGCCCGATCGGGACGAGGAGGCCGAGAGAAAGCTGAGCGAGGTCTGGCGGGGGAGACCGCAGTCATGCGAGTATCCCCTGAGGCACAGGGACGGTTCGACCATCTGGACCCTGTGCTCCGCCCGGCCGATCATGGATGAAGATGAAAACTTCAAGGGTGCGCTCGCGGTGTTCATGGACATCACCGAGAAGAGGAAAGCGAGTGAGTCGCTGAGGAGGAGCGAGGAACGCTTCCGGGCCATGGTCACCGCCAGTTCCGACTACATCTACCGCCTGTCCCCTGACCTCAGCGAGATATATCAGCTGCACTATCGAGACCTCCAGCCCGGGACCGACCGAAGGTTCTCCACCTGGATCGAGGAGCATATACCGTCGGAGGACCACCAGCGATTCCTGGAGGAGATGGAAAAGGCGGTCCGGACGAGGAGCGTGCTGGTCATCGATCTGAGGTTTATATCGGCCAGCAGGAGGTACCGATGGTTCCTGGCGCGTGCCGTGCCCATCTTTGATGCCGACGGCAATGTCACCGAGTGGTTCGGGACGGCCAAGGATATTACTGAGAGCAAGGAGGCGGAGGAGGCGTTGAAAAGGAGCAACAAACGCTTCGAACTGCTGAGCGAAACGAACGCCATTCTCCTATCGAGCCGGGACCCCATGGCGGTGATCCAATCGATAGCTGGCAGGGTGATCAGGCACCTCGATTGTGATGTGTTCTTCAACTATTTCTTCGATGAGTTCGGGAGCAAGCTGCACCTCAACGCGTATTATGGAATAAGCAGGCATGCGGCCAGGGAGGTGGAGTGGCTGGAGCCCGGCACATCGATAAGCGGCCGTGTGGCCCTCGAGGGCACGGCGATCGTCTCGGAAGACATGCAGAACAGTGACGCCACCCCCGCCAGCATGCTGCGGTCGCTGGGAATCCAGGCCTTCGCCTGCCACCCCATCCGGGTAGGAGGCTGCACCATGGGGACCCTCGCTTTCGGGACCAGGGACCGCCCCCGGTTCGAAGAGGACGAGGTCACTCTCATGCGCATGGTGACCGAACAGGTGTCGGTGTCCATCAAGCGGAGACGGGCGGAACTCGCAGTGAAGGACAGAGAGGAACACTTGGCAAGGGCCCAGAGGATCGCCCATATGGGAAGCTGGGAGTGGGAGGTGGACAACGACCGGCTGTACCTATCGGACGAAGCCTACCGGATCATCGGTCAGCATCCCACCAGATCGCCTGTACCCTCCGACTTCGCCCTATCGTTCATCCACTCCGAGGACCGTGGCCGTGTCGCCTCCCGGCTCAAAATGGCCGTGACCGAAGGGAGCTACAACATCGAGTACCGCGTCATCCGGAAGGACGGAGAGGTGCGACACGTCCGCGAGCAGGGAGAGATCAGCCTGGGCGGACAGGAGGCGCCTCTGCGGCTGGCCGGCACGGTCCACGACATCACCGACCAGAGAAGGGTGGAGAAGGAGCTCGAAGAGTCGCGGAAAAGGTTCCAGGCGCTGATAGAGATGAGCGCGGACTTCATGTGGGAGACCGATGCCGAGGGCCGGTACACCTATTGCAGCCCGCAGGTGGAGAGGTTTTGGGGGATCAAACCGGAAGTCATGCTGGGCAGGACCCCTTTTGATGGGATGCCGCCTAAGATGGGGGTGGAGATGTTGGAGCAATTCCTCAGACCGACCGCCGATTCGACCGAGGCCAGGAACCTGAGAGCGTCCACCATCAATGCCGTTGGCGAGCCGATGTGCGTAGAGATTAATGGAGCGCCGTTCTTCGATGAAGAGGGCAGGCTCCTCGGCTTCAGGGGCACAACCAGGAATGTCACCGAGGCCAGGTTGAAGAGCGGAGCCGACCGTTGA
- a CDS encoding DUF1616 domain-containing protein, with the protein MPADTRSDTVRSWDLSAIILLSLLLAAFIFLVPDNPGRIIIGLPFILFFPGYGLISTLFPEKGSLDLIERIALSFGVSIAIVPLIGFGLNYTPFGIRLEPILASLIIFNITFCVAGMWRRTASKDPYLPFDPRTTYTSAMGRFNSEGKVDKVLTVVLVIAILSSVIALIYVVAFPKQGESFTEFYILGPGGKASGYPQNITTNQSAPVIIGIANHEHRTVNYTVEVWLSNITYADNSTFVNHLYYVGSFYKTLDHVDANIEGNWTKQWETSYNISVPITGQYKIWFVLLKDEQPYSGSTFVDVATTETAVRFIDLVQADDSYTLNLNLNVA; encoded by the coding sequence TTGCCCGCCGATACTAGAAGTGATACCGTTCGTTCTTGGGACCTTAGCGCGATCATCCTCCTCTCCCTGCTGTTAGCGGCTTTCATCTTCCTGGTGCCGGACAATCCTGGCCGCATCATCATCGGATTGCCGTTCATCCTATTCTTCCCCGGATACGGCTTGATCTCCACACTGTTCCCGGAGAAGGGATCCCTGGACCTTATCGAACGCATCGCCCTGTCCTTCGGGGTCAGCATCGCCATCGTCCCGCTCATCGGGTTCGGTCTCAACTACACGCCCTTCGGCATCCGGCTGGAGCCGATCCTGGCCTCACTCATCATCTTCAACATCACGTTCTGCGTGGCGGGCATGTGGAGGCGGACGGCCTCCAAGGATCCGTACCTCCCGTTCGATCCACGGACTACTTACACCTCGGCGATGGGCAGATTCAATTCCGAGGGAAAGGTCGACAAGGTCCTCACCGTGGTCCTCGTGATCGCCATCCTGTCCTCGGTCATCGCCCTGATCTATGTGGTCGCCTTCCCCAAGCAGGGGGAGAGCTTCACCGAGTTCTATATCCTCGGACCGGGCGGCAAGGCGAGCGGGTATCCTCAGAACATAACCACCAACCAATCAGCGCCGGTCATCATCGGCATCGCCAACCACGAGCACCGCACGGTGAACTACACGGTGGAGGTGTGGCTCTCCAACATCACCTACGCCGACAATTCCACATTCGTCAATCATCTATACTACGTCGGATCGTTCTACAAGACGCTCGATCACGTCGATGCCAATATCGAGGGCAACTGGACTAAGCAATGGGAGACGAGCTACAACATCTCCGTCCCCATCACTGGCCAGTACAAGATATGGTTCGTGCTCCTCAAGGACGAGCAGCCGTACTCCGGTTCCACGTTCGTGGATGTAGCCACTACCGAAACGGCGGTGAGGTTCATCGACCTCGTCCAGGCCGACGACAGCTACACCCTGAACCTCAACCTCAACGTTGCCTGA
- a CDS encoding DUF1638 domain-containing protein: MPTMGVIGCTVLSNELTYLVARDPDVHTVVVVDNDEGRKLLIKLRRARACESLEPIMVDRLGSRWYDDDELLIWVNPSDMHNSQERMRNTMTAEIMLMSESVDCILLLYGQCRCQTLDIAALEEETEVPILYLVDHNNVVVDDCISAIMGSSERYLRTMMEFKGAFFITPGYVDGYTPKMESDDLVGLMDEIERMTIAFEAMGNPSLIKLDNQIEGGKEYHDMIDMFARTFGLEVHTIPCDLSVFDDSYDWAKNVMRARTRGKEPVVIVSNEMAAIPPPPYRMWEELDR, encoded by the coding sequence ATGCCCACCATGGGAGTTATCGGCTGCACTGTACTCTCTAATGAGCTTACCTATCTCGTGGCCAGGGACCCTGACGTCCACACCGTGGTGGTGGTCGACAACGATGAGGGGAGGAAGCTCCTGATCAAGCTGCGTCGGGCGCGGGCGTGCGAAAGTCTGGAGCCGATCATGGTCGACCGTCTCGGCTCTCGCTGGTACGATGACGACGAGCTCCTGATCTGGGTGAACCCGTCGGACATGCACAACAGCCAGGAGAGGATGAGGAACACCATGACCGCGGAGATCATGCTTATGTCCGAGTCGGTCGACTGCATCCTCCTCCTATACGGCCAGTGCCGCTGCCAGACCCTGGATATCGCCGCTCTGGAGGAGGAAACGGAGGTGCCGATCCTTTACCTGGTGGACCACAACAACGTGGTTGTCGATGACTGCATCTCGGCCATCATGGGCAGCAGCGAGAGGTACCTCAGGACGATGATGGAGTTCAAGGGGGCGTTCTTCATCACTCCCGGGTACGTCGACGGTTATACGCCCAAGATGGAGAGCGACGATCTGGTGGGGCTGATGGACGAGATCGAGCGCATGACCATTGCCTTTGAGGCCATGGGCAACCCCTCCCTCATCAAACTGGACAACCAGATAGAGGGCGGGAAGGAGTATCATGACATGATCGACATGTTCGCCCGGACCTTTGGCCTGGAGGTGCACACCATCCCCTGCGATCTGAGCGTGTTCGATGACTCCTACGACTGGGCCAAGAATGTCATGAGGGCGAGGACCAGGGGAAAAGAACCCGTTGTCATAGTATCTAATGAGATGGCCGCTATTCCTCCACCGCCATATCGCATGTGGGAGGAGCTCGATCGGTGA